In the Malus domestica chromosome 16, GDT2T_hap1 genome, one interval contains:
- the LOC139193020 gene encoding secreted RxLR effector protein 161-like, producing MIIRTLDAKRDPFRPNEDEEEILEPEVPYLSAIGALLYLAQCTRPDISFAVNLLARYSNAPTRRHWNGVKDIFRYLKGTTDLGLFYTHKSPSVAAPYGSRIDSCPVGYADAGYLSDPHRARFQTGYVFTVGNTAIS from the coding sequence ATGATCAttcggactctagatgctaaacgagatcccttccgtccaaatgaggatgaggaagagattttggaacccgaagttccttacctaagtgcaattggtgctttattgtacttggctcagtgcactagacccgacatctccttcgctgtgaATCTATTGGCTAGATACAGTAATGCGCCTACACGCAGGCACTGGAATGGTGTCaaagacattttccgctacctcaagggtactacggatttgggcttgttctatacccACAAATCTCCTAGTGTTGCCGCCCCCTATGGATCTAGGATTGATTCTTGCCCTGTTGGTTACGCAGATGCTGGATATCTGTCTGACCCACATAGAGCACGTTTTCAAactggttatgtctttactgttgGAAACACCGCTATTTCTtag
- the LOC103438256 gene encoding uncharacterized protein has protein sequence MGKKDQQQRDEESKENGRVEAVLQLLRKHAPLTVKQEKFCNTACVERFLKAKGDSVKKAAKQLRACLSWRQSVGTENLIADEFSAELAEGVAYTSGHDEESRPVVIFRIKQDYQKFHSQKLFTRLLVFTLEVAIESMLKNVEQFVLLFDASFFRSASAFMNLLVAALKIVAEYYPGRLFKAFVIDPPTMFSYLWKGVRPFVELSTATMMVSSLDFEESLDFSAFSNYPRASSLRFDPSSIKSTANIGSCSSSRFSFTVAQHQFDSLKPWYLSLTDTSASKVGPTTPSPLGPALISPLNARSFSFASPAARTPRGTIHGYGNSASTRKSLFPSTPLPQRCSGIEASRTPHHRQLPRTPRPSFLQSPATFFRRESHVSRTEKSRESFAPFLKFYRRPYDEMIYRSKMRPPLGGLISIVSPQLRRRHVSVSQRF, from the exons ATGGGAAAGAAAGACCAGCAGCAGAGAGATGAAGAGAGCAAAGAAAATGGAAGAGTGGAAGCTGTTCTTCAGCTTCTGAGAaaacatgctccactcacagtCAAACAG GAGAAGTTCTGCAACACTGCTTGTGTTGAGAGGTTTTTGAAAGCAAAAGGAGATAGTGTTAAGAAGGCAGCCAAGCAACTTAGGGCTTGCCTTTCATGGCGACAGAGTGTTGGAACTG AGAACTTGATAGCAGATGAGTTCTCAGCTGAACTCGCTGAAGGCGTTGCCTACACGTCTGGACATGATGAAGAATCGAGACCTGTTGTG ATTTTCCGGATTAAACAAGATTACCAGAAGTTCCATTCACAAAAACT GTTCACTCGCTTGTTGGTATTCACGCTGGAGGTGGCGATTGAGTCCATGCTCAAAAACGTCGAGCAGTTCGTCCTCCTTTTCGACGCAA GCTTTTTCAGGTCAGCTTCTGCTTTTATGAACTTGTTGGTGGCAGCACTGAAAATTGTGGCAGAGTACTACCCAGGACGGCTCTTCAAGGCGTTTGTAATTGACCCCCCTACGATGTTCTCGTATCTTTGGAAg GGTGTTCGACCGTTCGTTGAGCTTTCAACGGCTACGATGATGGTATCGTCCCTAGACTTTGAGGAGTCGTTGGATTTCAGTGCCTTCTCAAACTACCCGCGAGCCTCGTCCCTTCGATTCGACCCCTCCTCAATCAAATCAACGGCCAATATCGGCTCCTGCTCATCCTCCCGCTTCTCCTTCACTGTCGCTCAGCATCAGTTCGACTCTCTCAAGCCTTGGTACCTCAGCCTCACAGACACGTCAGCATCCAAAGTAGGCCCCACCACACCCTCCCCGCTGGGACCCGCGCTCATCTCTCCTCTAAACGCCCGGTCCTTCTCCTTCGCATCCCCCGCCGCCAGAACGCCACGTGGAACAATCCACGGCTACGGCAACTCCGCTTCCACGAGAAAGAGCCTGTTCCCGTCGACGCCACTCCCCCAACGGTGCTCAGGCATCGAGGCCAGCAGAACCCCTCATCACCGCCAGCTGCCGCGGACCCCACGTCCCTCGTTCCTCCAATCGCCGGCCACGTTCTTCCGCAGGGAGAGCCACGTTAGCAGGACGGAGAAGTCCCGGGAGTCCTTCGCGCCCTTCTTGAAGTTCTACAGGAGGCCGTACGACGAGATGATCTACAGGTCAAAGATGCGGCCCCCACTGGGCGGACTCATCTCCATCGTCTCTCCCCAACTCAGACGCCGCCACGTGTCGGTATCGCAACGGTTCTGa